Within Desulfobacter sp., the genomic segment ACTACACTCTATGGGGTATAAATTGGGGCCTGCTTCAAAAAAGGTTGTAGACTCTTATCTTATCACCGAACAAACCATTGAGTTGTTGGCTTATCTGATTAAAAAATCTGGGAGAAAGGATGATTACATCTTTGGCAATGTCGAAAATAGCCTCTGCGGGAATCACCGGCAACCCACAGCACCCTCTGGTTTGCTTCTGCTTGTTGTTATCTGCAAAGGCCTTCACATTCAACTGTCCCAGCTTTGTTTGGCTATAAAGTAGACGCCCTGTCCCACCAGCACCAAACAGAACTATGGAGCGGTCTGCCAACAGAGATACCAAGGTGTTGATGGTTTCATAGGTATTCTGATCAAAAAGGTCGATGAGGTGAACCTGGTGATGCGGATACATTTTCCGAATTAAATCGACCCGGTGGTTCTGATTATAGGTCTGGGTATCCAGAACAATATCCCGGGCCAGGTTGCCCAGTTTCTCAAGGGGGTAAACAGAAACACCACCGAACCTACCCAACACCTTCGGAGTGGGTTTAAAATCTGCCACGCCCCGAATGTCAAATTTTTGATTCAATTCCAAAAAACCAAAGCTTTGCTCTGAAAATCCGGCAATAACACATGGCCTGGTTCCGATCTCTTTCGAAACATAGCGGTCCCACCTGGACAGGACATTCCAATCAGCACGGTGCATGGCGTTTGAAACGCCCCGTACCCGTCTTCCTAAAAGGACACGACAATCTTCGAGATTTTGGCAGGCTCTGTGAAAGCCACACTCCCTGGCACGGCCAAGCGCCGCATCAAAATAATCATCCCATGGAAGGTTATCCACTAAACTTGGAAAGGCAAATATGTTTTCATCAATATTCTCAATGCCGGTAATGGAATTGAAAACAAGCTCAAATCCGTATTCGTCGGCAAGGCTCACCACATCCTCCATATGGGAAAGAGTTGAGCGCATCACCAGGGAATGGATTTCAACATCCCAACCCGCCCGCCCGCCGACCAACTCGGAGAGCAGAGCCAAATTCTCATTCAACCGCTCCCAGGATGCCCCTTTTCGAATTTCTTCATATGCACGGCCCACGCCATCCACACTTATGGTAAATCGCATCTTTCTAAGATTACATCGTTCCAAACTGTCAAAGAACTGATTGAGCAATATACCATTGGTTGTGACTTCCAAAATAACCGTATTTATGCGGTGACGTGAAAAGTACTCTAAAGCAAAGCCGAATTCACCGGTAAGAAGCGGTTCTCCTCCCGACATACCGATATGAGCAATGTTGTCCCATCCGTTCTTTTCCAATACCTTAAAAAATGACGGCATGGGAACCCCCGGCTGTTTGACCCCCGAAGCATCGTCCCAGGTGGTGTAACACATCTTACATCTTAAATTACATTCCGACGCAGTCCCCAAAGCAAGATGGAATGGAGGGTATCTTAGAAGGACCTCCCCTTGGCGAAATGCATTTCTTGCCTTTTGAAAGGCTGGAAAACTACGTAGTTCATCTCTAAAAAACACGCCGAAGTCTTTCTCTCGCCCATAACAATGCTCACATGGGGAGCCTTTAATATCATGCTTCACCAGCCGGCTTCGTAGCTCAGTCATTGCATTGCTGTTAAACAGACTTGACAAAAGATCTGGAGATTCCAGTTCTATTTCCGGTAACTGATTAAAAACCATATAACAGCAGGGAGCAAAATGGTCCTGCCGTATAGTCAGATGATACCAGGGCACTGTACACCAGGGAAGAACAGACATATTTCTCCTACTATTTTTTATAGGCTCCTTCAAGACCTGTTCAAAAATCGTCTTTGCCTTACTTCAAGCCAGATTTTTTTTCCTTATGATACATTTTTCAAGGAATAGAACGTCCAAGCCGCTACTAAAAAAAGTTCGAATTGCATCCTTAGGAGAGCAAACGATAGGCTCCCCCTGGACATTAAAGGAGGTGTTTAAAACAATATCAATTTGGCTTAGTTTTGAAAATTCCACCAATAAATCATAATATGCGGAATGTATATTTCGGGAAACGGTTTGAATTCTGCATGAGCCATCCTTATGGGTGATTCCCGGAAGACGCTCTCTAAAATCAGGTCGGACACTGACCACACGCTCCATATATGGGATGCTTTGATTCAACCCACAATCAAAATATCGATGCGCGCTTTGATCAATAACCGAGGCGGCAAAAGGCCTGAAAGGCTCTCTGTACTTTACGCAAGAATTAATCCTGTCTTTTATATCAGGCAGTCTAGGATCCGCCAATATGGATCGAGCTCCCAGAGCCCGTTCCCCAAATTCCATTCCTCCGCTAAACCACCCGACCAGCTTGCCTTGATATATCTCCTGTGCTGCAGCGGCTGAAGGATTGTCACATACGGAGTAGGGGATACCATAATTCTCCAGGGTACTTCGAACAGCCTTTGTAGAAAAACGAGGACCTAAAAACGGGGACGGGGGACGGGAATCCTTTATCCGAGAGCCCTTTTTAAGTTGGCTATGCACCCATAATGCGGCGCCTACCGCCCCGCCGTTGTCAGCAGCAGCATAGGGAATAAACACCTGATTGAAAGGTGTATTACCAGTGATTTTGCCATTTGCAAGGGAATTCATAAAACACCCGCCAGAAACTGCCAGCTCAGTCATACCGGTCTTTTCATTAAGGCGTTGTAACAGGGTGAACAACATTTTTTCAAAAATGTACTGAGCCCCTGATGCGAGATCAAAATGATGGGGCATCATCTTTTCACATCTTGAACGCGCCGGTATCCCTATAGCTTTCTCCAGTTTTTTAACGCCGTACCCGCCCTTTTTCATATTGGCAAAATCAATGTACCTTTGATTTATATACCATTCGCCGTCTGCTTCATCCCACACAATGAGTTCCGCCAATTTATCTGAAAAGACATTGGGATCTCCATAAGCCGCAGCCCCCATTACCTTCCATTCATCGCAATTTGGCATGAATCCTAGAAATTCTGTTATGGCGGCATAAAATATTCCCAGAGAATGGGGATAAGGAATCTTTTTCTGGATCTGAATTCCATTTGAACCGAAAACCCCACAGGTAACCGAGTCAATTTCACCGTATTCGTCAACAACGGCGAATGCACCTCGCTCAAAAGGGGCATGAAGCACACAATGGGCGGCATGGCTCAAGTGGTGATTGACAAAATAAATGGGTTGATCTTCTGCCATTCCAAGGTGCAGCCGCAGAGCATCCTTAGGCTCGGATGAGGGCGAATGGAAATCCATCAAATTGTTCGGCACGATATACAGCCATTCAGGATCATACCTTCGCCACCGCGTAAAGCCTGACATATTAATATGACGCATATTCATTCCAGGGTTCCATGACACGGCAATGGCATCGCAATCATTAAGAGAAGATAGTTTCCCGGTTTCAAGGCAATAGGCAATGGAATGCCGCGGGAATGAGCTATCCCTTTTTATCCTAGAAAAACGTTCCTCTGACGCGGCTGACTCAACACACCCATCTTTTAGCAGGCATGCCGAAGTTTGGGCACCATTTATACTCAAACCAAGTATTTTACACATAAAATGCTATCCTATCTTATGTTGTCTCCCCCGAAACAGCAAAATCCTCACACTGTATCCGAACCATCTCGAATTACACAGGATCGTTCCAATTTCCATTTTAGAAAGCCACATCCAAGCCTGAGCGTTCAGCGACCAAGTATTGACCAATAGTCACTATGGGCATCAAAGTTATCCTGAAATAAAAAAGTATGGCGATAAAGGTTATAGGTATTCTTAACCACTTCAGGCTTGGCGTATAGAAGGTCTATGACGCCATCCATTAATTCATTCTTTTTATTGGATGCAAGCAATACCGCGTCCACATCCATGGTTTGCAGACTCTCAGGTGGCCCCACCTCATATCCATCCAGTAAGGTCCCCCATCTTTCAGGGTCACTGTCCACAATGCCCATAATTCGATGATTGTCCCTTGGACTTAAAACAAGGTCTCTATAGTACAGTTCATAGTGTCCCCGGGTTCCCCATACGGCAAGCTTCCGTCCACGGATTGACTGAACGGAAACACTGTTTTCATCAAGCTTTGCTTGATACTGCTCATATGCCCAACTGAGAAATGAGGTTTTCAAAGGCAGTTTTTTCTGTTTGGTAGCCATGAACATCAGATTGAAACGGCTTAAATCAAAGGAATTTCTACTATTGTGCAAATCCCCTTTAATCTCGTAGACGGTGTTTCGACTCAAATTGTCACAGACAAATGCCTTTATATCCCCGTATCCGTTGGATTCATAAAAACGCATCATGGCATGAAGGTTCAAAAGCCCCTGAACATGTCCAAGAGGATCTAACATGGTGGTGTGAACCACACGCCCCCCAACAGCAAGCATGTTATTGATATTTTTAAACAACTGAAGTCTATCAAAGACATGATGACCTGTGCACCCGTCCAGGATCAGGTCGAAACGATTCCAAAGTTCTTCCGGCACCGGGTTGCCTAGGTCATATTCATAGGCCTTCGGCGTATGGGCTAAAATATCGATGTTGATTACACTATCAAACCCCATTAGAAACAAAAAGACGTTGGCATTTACGGTTTTTGAAGATTGTTTTTCATAGAGATCAAAAAATTCATATCTCGTTTCTCGGCTAAGAGGGGCAAATGTAATCCCCTGTTTCAACATCAGTTTAATCAATTCAGGATAACTGATATGCAGGGTCTGAGTTCCTAAAGTTGCCGCTCTTCCTTGAGTGGGCCGGTAGTCCGACAAATATTCTGTAAGAATTTGTATTTCCGATTGTGAAAACGCCATGGTTTCACATCCTTTTTGATATATATCCCATAGACTTACTCTGCCTTCAAAATCCCTGACAGCATTGTTTGATAACCTGAATCCCTTACTTTTTCCGACATGGACGCCTTTTCCTTCAAGTTAAAATTATGCCTGCAATACTCACATCGGTAATAATTTCCTTTGCTTTCCATGTATTTTTTCCGAAATTGCTTTGCACGATCACTGTGAAATGCCCCCAGCGCCCCTCCGGGTTCGAAAATAGAGCCCAAATACATGGGATCATGCTCTCCCAATCCCTGGAAATCCAATTTACAGCAAGGAATCACTCTGCCGTCTGTATCTATGGTGATTCCTGAAAACACATTCGGGCAAAAAGGACCTCGCTCACCGTTTAAAACTACCTTGTGGACAGCCACACCCTTTTTATAATCCGGTTCATATATATCAAAATTCGTTTTTATCCTAGGCCGCCATTTTTCATAACTTTCCAATGATGTATATAGCCCATTGAATTGTTGCATGTTTTCAAATGTTTCAGGTGGCATGAAGAAGTCGAATTTTAAAGTAACATTCGGCAATTTCGAATAATAAGCAACAGCTTCATCCATCTGGGTTTCGGTAATTGCATTTACCAAATACTTGACAACGATATTCGTTTTCATCCCACGACGGTCCACCTCATCAGTAAACCTCTCC encodes:
- a CDS encoding radical SAM protein produces the protein MENTSEYIPYYITVFGSWKCTYACPGCYHTSSEKWKQDWRNKPRFMPFSTFKRIVDEFKQYKTQIGLYSPGENFLNPDVYAMVEYAETEGCRVEIDTTGACVDPVRLADTGISNIMFSIDGMTQDVYGGFRKNGRLENVQNRLERFTDEVDRRGMKTNIVVKYLVNAITETQMDEAVAYYSKLPNVTLKFDFFMPPETFENMQQFNGLYTSLESYEKWRPRIKTNFDIYEPDYKKGVAVHKVVLNGERGPFCPNVFSGITIDTDGRVIPCCKLDFQGLGEHDPMYLGSIFEPGGALGAFHSDRAKQFRKKYMESKGNYYRCEYCRHNFNLKEKASMSEKVRDSGYQTMLSGILKAE